The Selenomonas sp. AB3002 genome contains a region encoding:
- a CDS encoding formate--tetrahydrofolate ligase: MKSDVEIAQEAKMQPIKEIAASLGLTEDDLELYGKYKAKLTAEVWNNVKDRKNGKLVLVTAINPTPAGEGKTTTSVGLADALHRMGRKVSVALREPSLGPCFGLKGGAAGGGYAQVVPMEDINLHFTGDFHAITTAHNLLAAVIDNHLQQGNALDLDVRRIVWKRVLDLNDRALRHVVVGMGGKPHGVPRETGFDITVASEMMAILCLASDLQDMKKRLGEIVVAYTRSGRAVRADELGVTGALTLLFKDAIKPNLVQTLEGTPAFIHGGPFANIAHGCNSVMATKHALKLSDIVVTEAGFGADLGAEKFLDIKCRFMGVHPDAVVIVATVRALKMHGGLAKDQLGKVDMEALEKGLANLSKHIESIKGFGLPAVVAVNAFPTDTAEELKFVEAECNKHGAQVAISEVWAKGGEGGQALAEKVLAAMEQPADFHLTYEVEQSIPEKLTAIARKIYGADKVVFAPSAKKQLEEIEALGFDKMPVCVAKTQYSLSDDPAKLGRPEGFAITVRELRVSAGAGFIVALTGSILTMPGLPAHPAAEKMDIDAEGRITGLF; this comes from the coding sequence ATGAAAAGCGATGTGGAGATTGCACAGGAAGCCAAAATGCAGCCTATCAAGGAAATTGCCGCCAGCCTGGGCCTTACTGAAGATGACCTGGAACTTTACGGCAAGTACAAGGCCAAGCTCACTGCCGAGGTCTGGAACAACGTGAAGGACAGGAAGAACGGCAAGCTGGTGCTGGTGACGGCCATCAACCCCACTCCTGCCGGAGAGGGCAAGACCACCACCAGCGTGGGCCTGGCCGATGCCCTGCACCGCATGGGCAGGAAAGTGAGCGTGGCTCTGCGTGAGCCTTCCCTGGGTCCATGCTTCGGCCTCAAGGGCGGCGCTGCCGGGGGCGGCTATGCCCAGGTAGTGCCCATGGAGGATATCAACCTGCACTTCACCGGTGATTTCCATGCCATCACCACCGCTCACAACCTGCTGGCAGCAGTGATAGACAACCATCTCCAGCAGGGCAATGCCCTGGACCTTGACGTGCGCCGCATTGTCTGGAAGCGGGTGCTGGACCTCAATGACCGGGCTCTCCGCCATGTGGTGGTAGGCATGGGGGGCAAGCCTCACGGGGTGCCCCGGGAGACGGGCTTCGACATCACCGTGGCTTCCGAGATGATGGCCATTCTCTGCCTGGCTTCCGACCTGCAGGACATGAAGAAGCGCCTGGGAGAGATCGTGGTGGCCTACACCCGCAGCGGCAGGGCAGTCAGGGCTGATGAGCTGGGTGTCACCGGGGCCCTCACCCTGTTGTTCAAGGATGCCATCAAGCCCAATCTGGTGCAGACCCTGGAGGGTACCCCTGCCTTTATCCACGGCGGTCCCTTCGCCAATATTGCCCACGGCTGCAACAGTGTCATGGCCACCAAGCACGCCCTGAAGCTTTCCGATATCGTGGTGACGGAGGCAGGCTTCGGCGCTGACCTGGGGGCTGAGAAGTTCCTGGATATCAAGTGCCGCTTCATGGGCGTGCATCCCGATGCGGTGGTCATCGTGGCAACCGTCAGGGCCCTGAAGATGCACGGCGGCCTGGCCAAGGACCAGCTGGGCAAGGTGGATATGGAGGCTCTGGAGAAGGGCCTGGCCAACCTTTCCAAGCACATCGAGAGCATCAAGGGCTTCGGCCTGCCCGCCGTGGTGGCTGTGAACGCATTCCCCACGGATACGGCAGAGGAACTGAAGTTCGTGGAGGCTGAGTGCAACAAGCACGGTGCCCAGGTGGCCATTTCCGAAGTCTGGGCCAAGGGCGGCGAGGGCGGCCAGGCGCTGGCAGAGAAGGTTCTTGCTGCCATGGAGCAGCCTGCTGACTTCCACCTTACCTATGAGGTGGAGCAGTCCATTCCTGAAAAGCTCACCGCCATTGCCAGGAAGATTTACGGGGCAGACAAGGTGGTTTTCGCGCCGTCTGCCAAGAAGCAGCTGGAGGAAATCGAGGCCCTGGGCTTTGACAAGATGCCTGTCTGCGTGGCCAAGACCCAGTATTCCCTTTCCGATGACCCGGCTAAATTGGGGCGTCCTGAGGGCTTTGCCATCACCGTAAGGGAACTCAGAGTTTCTGCCGGAGCAGGCTTTATCGTGGCCCTTACCGGCAGCATCCTCACCATGCCGGGGCTGCCTGCTCATCCTGCGGCAGAGAAAATGGATATTGATGCCGAAGGGCGCATTACGGGACTATTCTAA
- the folD gene encoding bifunctional methylenetetrahydrofolate dehydrogenase/methenyltetrahydrofolate cyclohydrolase FolD, translating to MSARLLEGKVFAGQFKEDAKERADRLEEKYGVRPGLAVIIVGHDPASEVYVRNKHKACEELGIYSEVIEMAEDSSKEEILARIDSLNKDAKIHGILVQLPLPKALRSAEEEILDSIDPVKDVDGFHPVNVGRMVKGEEALLPCTPHGCLKMLELAGIEIEGKKAVVVGRSNIVGKPMLHLLLARNATVTICHSRTENLPAVTREADILVAAVGRPKFITADMVKEGATVIDVGINRLPPAEPGAKEKLVGDVDFEAVKEVAGAITPVPGGVGLLTVAMLMENVVQAAEMQLA from the coding sequence TTGTCAGCAAGGTTATTGGAAGGAAAGGTTTTTGCCGGGCAGTTCAAAGAAGATGCCAAAGAAAGGGCAGACAGGCTGGAGGAAAAATACGGTGTGCGCCCGGGGCTGGCGGTCATCATCGTGGGCCATGACCCGGCTTCCGAGGTCTATGTGCGGAACAAGCACAAGGCTTGTGAGGAACTGGGCATCTATTCCGAGGTCATTGAAATGGCCGAGGACAGCTCCAAGGAAGAAATCTTAGCCAGGATTGACAGCCTGAACAAGGACGCGAAAATCCACGGCATCCTGGTGCAGCTGCCCCTGCCCAAGGCCCTGCGCTCCGCTGAGGAGGAAATCTTGGACAGCATTGACCCTGTGAAGGACGTGGACGGCTTCCACCCTGTCAATGTAGGACGCATGGTGAAGGGGGAGGAGGCTCTCCTGCCCTGCACCCCTCATGGCTGCCTGAAGATGCTGGAACTGGCGGGCATTGAAATTGAAGGGAAGAAAGCCGTAGTGGTGGGCCGCAGCAATATCGTGGGCAAGCCCATGCTGCACCTGCTGCTGGCCAGGAACGCCACCGTCACCATCTGCCATTCCCGTACGGAGAATCTGCCTGCAGTGACCCGGGAGGCGGATATCCTGGTGGCAGCCGTAGGACGTCCCAAGTTCATCACCGCCGATATGGTGAAGGAAGGGGCTACGGTCATTGATGTGGGCATCAACCGCCTGCCTCCTGCCGAGCCGGGAGCCAAGGAGAAACTTGTGGGTGATGTGGACTTCGAGGCCGTAAAGGAAGTGGCAGGAGCCATAACCCCCGTACCCGGCGGCGTGGGCCTCCTGACGGTGGCTATGCTGATGGAGAATGTGGTGCAGGCTGCAGAAATGCAGCTTGCCTGA